From Candidatus Atelocyanobacterium thalassa isolate ALOHA, a single genomic window includes:
- the aroQ gene encoding type II 3-dehydroquinate dehydratase has translation MVISNSKKTSILVLHGPNLNLLGKREPKVYGSTSLKEINTLLNKRALSLGVKISIFQSNYEGTIVELIHQSLGKHQGILINAGAYTHSSLAIADSLLAVEIPAIEVHLSNIYKRENIRHCSHIAPIAIGQIVGFGANSYLLGLNALCDHISQ, from the coding sequence ATGGTAATTAGCAATTCAAAAAAAACTAGCATACTAGTACTTCATGGACCTAATTTAAATTTACTAGGAAAGCGTGAGCCTAAAGTTTATGGTTCTACTTCTTTAAAAGAAATTAATACTTTACTAAATAAAAGAGCTTTATCTTTAGGCGTAAAAATATCTATATTCCAATCTAATTACGAAGGCACTATTGTTGAACTAATACATCAATCTTTGGGGAAACACCAAGGAATATTAATTAATGCTGGGGCATACACACATAGCAGCCTTGCAATAGCTGATTCTCTTCTTGCTGTTGAGATTCCAGCGATAGAAGTACATTTAAGTAATATATACAAAAGAGAAAATATACGTCATTGTTCTCATATCGCTCCTATCGCTATAGGACAAATAGTTGGATTTGGTGCTAACAGTTATTTACTAGGTTTAAATGCCTTGTGCGATCATATCTCTCAATAG